The region TTGAGATGACCAAACTAAGCAataagaaaaatgcattttgcagttgctgatatttatattcccagaaagtaagatgaaattctgatcgCTTGTAATGTAAGTCAATGAGATCTTAATAACACTAAATGCATAGTTGTCACTCTAATAATATGTgttagtaagatgatatttaaatgcttagttttatgaccAAAGCtctgtatataaataatataataaataaataaaatataaacattagatgaaaaacttaaaaataaaaataaatatttttgtttgttgggAAGCTGCACCCCTCGAAGGCCGCGTTCGAAGGCCGATTACGTCACAGCGGCGCGACGAAGGCTGCCGCTCATTCAAATGCGCCCTTCTTTTCTCGGGCAATGAAGGACACAATAGACGGACCCTTCGCGGCCTACTCTACTCCAGTATTCACGATAGGACAGGTATTTTCAAAGGAAATGGCGGGTAATTCTTTGGCGGTCGGCAGATACACTTATAAATGTAAGTATTGTGTTTTAATTTACTCAAATAGCTCGCGAAACAAGTGTTAAAAGCCAAGcgtctttctttcttaaaaaCGTGAACTTAACCCCTGCGTTACCACTGCTCAGCCTCATTTGTTAGGTGGTCTGAGGCGAAACTTGTTCTaatatttctttttgttttaggGAGAAAGGATCAGACAGCTCAATTTATTCACATGCGAGCCGAAAATGATCACTTATTTACCGGGGCAAAAAACTCGGCCAGCGTGGCTTGGAGGTAAGGCAACGACCCATTTGTAATATTTCCACTAGGCTTTCTTGTGTATTATAACAAATAGCCCCTCACCCTATGCAAAGCCAACAACGACAACCAGTAGAAAAGGTAACGATAGTCTTTcactttgttgtgtttttgtagtgCTGTCATGCGATATATGTTCtacaaatgttttaactaaaCTTGAGGATCCAGAAATATGATTTCTGgagtatttttttaatgcatgtccTGCTGTGTCATATTTTGTAATGTTAAGATTGCACGCATGTCTTAATACTTTTCATAAGCGATtcctttttctcttgttttaggATAATTCTGGAGAAAATGGGTTTGCTGGGGATGGTCACTCCCTATCAGGCCAAAAAAAAATGGGacaacttgaaaaaaaaatacaaagtaaGTTAAATTGTAAGTTAATAGTAAGTTAATTGACACATCTATGCTGAAATTTTTGTTGTTAACAACATACATGGTTTGTTTGCTCTTTCTTAGGATTGCAAGTGTCCTGGGACAGGTGAAGGAGTGAATGGGAAACCCACTGCTGCAACTTGGCCCTGGTTTGTCCTCATGGACGAGGTGTTGGGACAGAGGCATTCCAACAACTCCCCTGTCCTAATTTCCTCCATCCCTGAGGACACACCAGGGCCAAGTTCAGCAGTGGATGACCAAGATGAGGAGGAGCCAGCAACAttcaagagaaaaagagaggatGAGCTGATCGAGCTAATTAGGGAGGAAATAACGTTTCAGCAAGAGACAGAGCAGAGGAGCGCACAGGAGCA is a window of Megalobrama amblycephala isolate DHTTF-2021 linkage group LG6, ASM1881202v1, whole genome shotgun sequence DNA encoding:
- the LOC125270615 gene encoding trihelix transcription factor GT-3a-like isoform X1; this encodes MKDTIDGPFAAYSTPVFTIGQVFSKEMAGNSLAVGRYTYKWRKDQTAQFIHMRAENDHLFTGAKNSASVAWRIILEKMGLLGMVTPYQAKKKWDNLKKKYKDCKCPGTGEGVNGKPTAATWPWFVLMDEVLGQRHSNNSPVLISSIPEDTPGPSSAVDDQDEEEPATFKRKREDELIELIREEITFQQETEQRSAQEHRERIEPAAAPDNRKRDRVDELIDLIREEIKFQRETEERRARESRERMDRLLSLLERMLEKKKI
- the LOC125270615 gene encoding trihelix transcription factor GT-3a-like isoform X2 codes for the protein MKDTIDGPFAAYSTPVFTIGQVFSKEMAGNSLAVGRYTYKWRKDQTAQFIHMRAENDHLFTGAKNSASVAWRIILEKMGLLGMVTPYQAKKKWDNLKKKYKDCKCPGPSSAVDDQDEEEPATFKRKREDELIELIREEITFQQETEQRSAQEHRERIEPAAAPDNRKRDRVDELIDLIREEIKFQRETEERRARESRERMDRLLSLLERMLEKKKI